The nucleotide sequence CGCGCCTGCGCGAGCGGGCGGCGAGCCGCGCCGGCCTGCTCTCGGGCGGGGAGCAGCAGATGCTCGCGATCGCCCGCGGGATGATGGCGCGCCCGCGCATTCTCCTGCTCGACGAGCCCTCCCTCGGACTCGCACCCGCGATCATCAACGCCCTCTACGCCACCGTCGCGGAGCTGCGCGACCAGGGCACCACCATCCTGATCGTCGATCAGATGGCCGCGCTCGCGCTGACCGTGGCGGACCGGGGTTACGTCCTGGAGCAGGGATGCATCGCCGCGTCGGGCACCGCGGCGGAGCTCACGGCGGACGCGGCGCTCGAAGCTGCCTATCTCGGAGCCGCGTGAGGCGGCGCGTGCCCGCGCATGACAGGATCGAGATTTTCCCCACAGAGACCTTCCCGTGACGATTTCGGAGCCGACCATGTCGAGCCACGGCCGCTACACCTACTCCGCCCTGCCGGACCGGCCCGTCTACGACTGGCCGGGGGGGCGGCGCCTCGCGGTCTACCTCGCGCTCAACCTCGAGACCTTCGACTTCGGCGCGGGCCTCGGGGCCGAGCTGGCGCCGGGCGGTCCGCAGCCGGACGTGCTGAACTATGCCTGGCGCGACTGGGGCAACCGGGTCGGCGCGTGGCGCGTGCGCGACATGCTCGACGCCTTGGGCGTGCCCGCGAGCGTTCTCGTCAACAGCCGGCTCTACCGGGACTGTCCGGGCCTGATTGAGGCCTTCCGCGCGCGCGGCGACGAGATCGTCGGGCACGGGCGCACCAATGCTGAGCGCCAGGGGACCTTGAGCGAGGCGGAGGAGCGCGCGCTCATCGCGGAGGCGACGGAGGTTCTGACGCGCGAGGAGGGTCGGGCGCCCGCGGGCTGGCTCGGACCCTGGATCTCGCAGTCGCGGGTCACCCCCGACCTTCTGGCGGAGGCCGGCTACCGCTACCTGCTCGACTGGTGCCACGACGACCAGCCGACCTGGTTCGTGACCCGCGGCGGCGGGCGCATCCTCTCGCTGCCCTACCCGCAGGAGCTGAACGACATCCCGGCCATCGTCGCCCGCAAGGACACGGGCCGGGACTTCGCGGAGGCCGTCACCGACGCCTTCGAGGAGATGCTCGAGCAGTCGCGCCGGGCGCCGCTCGTCATGGGCATCGCGCTCCATCCCTACATCGTCGGCCAGCCGCACCGGCTGCGCCCCCTGCGCCGGGCGCTCGAACGGATCGCCGGGCAGCGGGACGCGGTCTGGATCACCACGGCCGGGGCGATCGCGGCGCACGCCACCGAACGGGTGAAATAGCGGCCCGGCGCGGCCGGCGTGCAACCCCGGGCTCCGTCGCGAGGCCCGGGCCCATCCTCAGATTCGCCGCTTTCACCGGCCACGCCGCGCCATCGGCCCCGCTCGTCCGGGCGGCGCCATCCCGCAGGGCTCCATCCCGGTGATCCGCTTCGACAACGTCACCAAGGTCTACAAGACGGACGGCCACCGCCGCACCATCCTGGAACGGGTCTCGCTGACCCTGAAGCCCGGCATCAGCTACGGCATCCTCGGCATCAACGGCG is from Methylobacterium radiodurans and encodes:
- a CDS encoding polysaccharide deacetylase family protein; amino-acid sequence: MSSHGRYTYSALPDRPVYDWPGGRRLAVYLALNLETFDFGAGLGAELAPGGPQPDVLNYAWRDWGNRVGAWRVRDMLDALGVPASVLVNSRLYRDCPGLIEAFRARGDEIVGHGRTNAERQGTLSEAEERALIAEATEVLTREEGRAPAGWLGPWISQSRVTPDLLAEAGYRYLLDWCHDDQPTWFVTRGGGRILSLPYPQELNDIPAIVARKDTGRDFAEAVTDAFEEMLEQSRRAPLVMGIALHPYIVGQPHRLRPLRRALERIAGQRDAVWITTAGAIAAHATERVK